The genomic stretch aacgaaccaaggccatggagggccaagatatcagttatttggtcggtggtggtaaccgagctctggtagaattcggcttcaaacatctccctcctaggctgcgaagacgaaggctccgccattaaggaaaactggagttcccctgggtggtatgcaaccgtgacttttaatgctgggtcgaggggaattggcctaggtccagggttgggctccggatagatggcttcccgaagaactcttctcttcttttcaatgacctcgtctatctgacgacgatagtgggctcgaatatcctcctgctcgcgcgcaagttcgtattcttttatccaacgttggttccgggcaaagaccgattccgggctcggagatttgggctcgtaagggactgCTCTTTTAACCAGTGACTTCGCATTTCCACTCTTTGCCCTATTCATATCAAAGAGACAAAATCTTGCACCAacagtattttttttaaaaaaattatcaaataatGGGTCTATATTGAAATTTTGAATAAACAAAAGACCAATATATgatatttcttatttatttatatttatatttgctAGGCCGATAAGTATATAAAGTAGACAAAATGAGTGAAATAgtaattgtttttttaaataataagttGCATGCGTGGATAAAATTTTCAATGTAAAAAGTAAATGATgactatttttataaataataaagttCAAATTCTAGGAAAAGAATGACAACTCTTAGAGAGACTTATACATAAAGTTGTCAATTTTAGTTTATGTAATAAAGTTCATATTAATGTTAAGCTTCATTAATTATACATAAAATGCTACGTTATGTGGTATTGGGAGGTTAAGGTACCTAGCATAATCAAGATTTTATGTTCAATTTTGGTGTTTGAATTCATATCTTCCCAATGAATGCATGCtacatttaaatttattaaataaaactgATATAATTGGAATTTTTTTTAGCAATATTACCAAATTTAATTGGTTGGATATGAATTAAGGCACTTGAATCACACCGATCTAGAGAATCCTGATTTCTTATAGCAACTAAAACTAAATGACTGATTTAAATATCAAGAGATAATTAAGGAGATAAATGGCAACTCTTGTTAGAAAGTGACGTTTGTCATTTTTTAtccttaataaaaaaaaaattatatcccAGTTCCTATAATTAATTGCCATTTCCTTTTAAATTATGTCTTACGTTTAAACAAAACGTTCATTTATATTTTAAGTATAATGGATAAAGATGACATATTGTGTATTAGTCTACCTAGTGTAACTTGTAAAGGAagcttataattaaaaaatatatatatatatatgtgataatctttttaaatataaattatatttttttaatgaaaattaagattatgtattatatattactattgtaatgatattttataatatttatatttatattgatgtaagtattaaatatttagtcttgtattaaatattattataatgatactaatttaaaatatttgaattcatattagtataattagtaaaaaaaataggattatatattattatcataataatattttataacatttatattgatattaatataattattaaatattttgtattatatattattataatagtgatattttagaacttttgaatttgaattaatataattattattaatgtagttttatattaaatattattataataatgatattttataatatttaaatttatattaatataattgataaacatctatatttttaagttaattttaaaagtatattctattaaatatttataatatctcATTAAAATTAACCAATCCAACCGATAAAATCTACacatttttatatagaagattaatatatatatatatatatatatatatataataatacaagtagAAGGTAGCTTATTATTCTCTTAGGTAGTATGtgtgtttattttcatatattaATTTATGCCTTTGTATCATTTAATAATATTGTTTACTCTCAAGTGTCATGACATTTAACTAACAACCATTTTTCTACCCATCATATAAATAAGATCTGTATGTAAATAATCGATGGAAAACATTCCTAGAAACTGAACTATCAGATCGATGGGCCCACGAGATTATCTAAAAACTCTCAACAAGTGCCACCTCTTCTTCCTTCTCCATTCATGCAACCATATAATATGTTATCAAATACAACATGGAATATATATAGAACCGTTGAAAAGCTCCTTGTCAACTTCCTCAAGAAACAGAAAAAGTAAACATACGTTACCTTAAAATTAATACCACATAAACAATGGAAATCAAAACCAGCAACCTAGACTAACTAAATAATGGACATAACCCTAATGCTTttaaagcctataaatagaagcaAAAACCCATTAAAGCAACCACACCAAACCAAATAGAGTAAGAAAAGTAACACGTACGAACCGTATCAGAAAACATATATAGATGGCCATAAAATCCAAACTGATCACATCTCTACTCCTTGGCTTTTCAACCTTGGCCTTATTAATCCATACCTCTAATGCTGGTGGCATAGCCGTCTACTGGGGCCAAGCCAGCAATGAAGAAACCCTAATCAAAACTTGCGAGTCTGGAAGATACAAATATGTCATCATAGCCTTTCTCAACAAGTTCGGCAACGGTCAAACACCGGAGCTCAACCTCGCCAGCCACTGCAACCCCGCCGGTGGCGGCTGCCAGGTGGCTAGCAATGGCATAAAGGCTTGTCAAAAGAAAGGAATCAAAGTGCTTCTTTCCATTGGAGGTGGCATAGGAAAGTACACTCTAACTTCCACAGCCGACGCCAAAAAGGTGGCCGACTACTTGTGGAACAACTTCTTGGGTGGCAAGTCCAACTCTCGTCCCTTAGGCGACGCCGTTTTGGATGGAATAGATTTCGACATCGAGCTCGGAAACACACAACACTACGACGATCTGGCAAAGGCTTTAAAGGCTCACAGCACGAAAGTTTTACTGAGCGCAGCTCCTCAGTGTCCGTTTCCAGATAGGTTCGTTGGTGAGGCGCTTAAGGCTGTGACTTTTGACTATGTTTGGATTCAGTTTTACAACAATGCTCCATGCCAGTATAACGCTGATACCGGTTCTGTCAAGAACCTTCTTGACTCTTGGGCCGAATGGAACCGAAAGCTAAAGGCTAAGAAGATCTTTATGGGGTTGCCGGCGG from Humulus lupulus chromosome 5, drHumLupu1.1, whole genome shotgun sequence encodes the following:
- the LOC133780321 gene encoding hevamine-A-like, which codes for MAIKSKLITSLLLGFSTLALLIHTSNAGGIAVYWGQASNEETLIKTCESGRYKYVIIAFLNKFGNGQTPELNLASHCNPAGGGCQVASNGIKACQKKGIKVLLSIGGGIGKYTLTSTADAKKVADYLWNNFLGGKSNSRPLGDAVLDGIDFDIELGNTQHYDDLAKALKAHSTKVLLSAAPQCPFPDRFVGEALKAVTFDYVWIQFYNNAPCQYNADTGSVKNLLDSWAEWNRKLKAKKIFMGLPAAKKAAGSGYIPPSVLKEKVLPIIKKSPKYGGIMLWNKFYDLQNKYSHAILKSV